The sequence CAAATTATTGAAAATCGGCAAGGCGGGGGAGCAGTCGTTACTGTTTGAACTAATGAATTCGTTTTTGCCGCTGCTGATTTTGCATGATGTGTATATTGAGCATAAGGGATTGACTGCGCAGCTTGACTTTGTTGTGGTAACGCGGCAATTCTTTTTAGTCATTGAAGTGAAGAAGTACTATGGCAATATTACGGTGAATGACAAGGGAGAATTTATACGAACTGTGAATCGCGGGAGTCGAACAGTTTTTAAAGAAGGTATGTATAGCCCTATTCGCCAAGTTGAACGACAAGTAGAAGTGCTTCAATCTCTGTTGGTCGATCATGATGTGATTACTAAAACGCCAATTCGCTATGCAGTTGCATTTGCGAATGAAAAAACGGTGATTGATTTAAAGAAAGCGCCAAAGGAAATAGAGGATAAAGTTTTTCGCTCTGATGGCATTGTGTCGTTTATAAAAGCTGAATTAGAGAAGAATTCGCCTGTTCATTTCAAGGATGGAAAAATGCAAGAGTTGGCGGCATACATACATGGACAGCATATTGATAAGCATTCCATCGAAGTTTCTGAGGAGCAGGCGGTTAGTTTCTATCAGGAAGAGGAAGTGCCCGTAGCTGCAACACTGGAACAAGAGCCCGTGTTGCTTTCAGATGAAGAGCTTGAATTGAAGTTGAAAAAATTCCGTAAAAAGCTAGCAGATGAAACGGAACGAAAGGCATTCCATATATTTACGAATAAAACGTTGGACAGCTTAATTGAAATGAGACCGACTACGTTGGAAGCTTTACGGAAAGTGGAAGGGATAGGGGATAAAAAGCAGGAGGAGTTTGGGGCGGAGTTAGTGGCGATTATTGGGGGAAGTGAATGATAAGTTATAGGACAAAATCATAGAATTCTTATGTAAGGCAATGATTAATTTTGTAAGAGTAATTAAAGAACCTTTGAAACAAGCAGCATAAGAGGCTCGCTAATTATTTTGAAAAGGTTTTTTTCATATATGAAGATAGATTCAGAACTAATCATAGATTTACTCGAGGCTTTACCAGAAGATAAACAAAAATTGGCGATTGAATATATTTATACCCTTGTTCGCGAATGGGATCCTGATTTCACAAAATTAACTCCACGTGAACAAAAAGAAATTGATGAGGCTCGAGAAGAAATGAAAAATGGCGAATATGTCCAGCTTGAGGATGTAGATTGGGATGCTGAATAAAATAAAAGTCAAGTTTCTATTCACCTTTGAGCTACCTGCTACAGCGGATAGTGTTGAAAGCGATTAAAGAGAATTTGAGCATCGACTGGAATTTGTGCGATTCCGCGAGAGCGAAGATGAGAACCACAGTTTGGAGACTGTTGAAGAAGTCCGGTTAGCCACCTGGTTTGCAGAAGTTGGTGGTGGATACTGTGGTGAAGCAGGCGGAGTTGATGGGTGAGATGGAGGTGAAAGAATAGTTTAAGGCCCTGGTATTCTTAAATGGATTGCATAAAAACTAAAGTGATGTAAATATTTACAAACTAATTTTATTGCTATATACTTGATACAAGAAGTGAAGTGAAAGGGAGGATTTTAAGCAATGGACATTAACTATAAACAGTTCATGGGACTTACAACCCCCATTCATAGTAAGGCCGATGTAATGTTGAATGGGCTTCTCAAGGATTTAGTATTGTCTATGGATCATTATTTTCAATCTACAACCAGTAAATCTAATGACTTTCATTGTTTTGTCAATGAATCGAAAAAACAGTATCCTGAGGTACTCTACTTTTGGGAGTGGATGGATGAAAAAGGCTTTAGATTATTGAAGGAATTAGATAAAAGGCTTCCTGAATCGGAAGAGATTGTTGAATACTTGAATTATAGAAGAGTTATTCTTGAAATGGATGTTGAAAGCGGTGAACTGGATAATTTTTTATTATCTGTTACGGAGTTATTAATCTCTGTGAGTGGCTATCTAATGAGTTATTTCGAAACAGCTGCAACAGCAATTGAGATATCGGAAGGGAAAATCACATTGCCCCATCGTGAAGTTCATTATAAAGAAATTTATTGGAATATTATCGAAGGCTCTGCCACTACTGGTGCAGGGCTTTTATTATACGTAAAAGGAGAGATTATGAAGTGGATAAATCAACAGCTTACAGTGAATATGTTATTTCCAAAACAATGATTCAATTGGAAGAGGCATCGCTAGAAGGACTGACAATTTTAAAAGAAGAAAAAGAGATTATTATGCCATTGTATAACGATTTGTCTTTTGGTTTTAAAGTCAGCGAAGTAGAAAACAATCGAATAACAGCATTTTTCAAAACGGTGATTGACTGTAAAACACTGGGGAGTGATGAGAATTCAATTTCAATAGAGTGCATTTATCGTGGGGTTTTTGTATCCAACGAAGAAATAAATGCTAGTGACTTCACTGAATTTGTTGAGATTCAAACCGTACCCCAACTAGTTCCTTATGTTAGGTCATTGATTACTTCGCTTTCTGCACAAATGAATATGGATCCAATTATCTTGCCTACCATGGATATTATTCAGTCATTAATTAAAAATGCACAACATGAAGAAAGTGAAGATTTAAATGAAGGTAGAGATTGAATTTCACCCATCCGATTGGGAACAGCCTCAGTTAGAAAGTGTTGCTGAATCCGTTGCCTTATACATCTTTAAATATAAAAGAAGTATCGAAGACTTGAATTCTTTCATGAGGGTTAGTGGGGATTGGTGGAGGAAAGATATACATAAGTCGATGTTTCAAAGATGGATCAGTGCATTTGTTCCTAATCGAAAAAAAGTTGCTGCTGACAAATTGGAGTTTGCAGATTTGCTAGAAGAAGTTATGGATGTTTGCGAAACAGTACAACAGTGGGAGAAAATGCGTGGTTTAATTCCGGAGAAGATTTTTGAAAAGTACTTTAGTGAAAAACATAAATTTGCTACTACGGGTTATGGTGTTGTCGTATCAATTAATCAAGCGAAAGTTCTGTACAGACCCGAGGTTATTACAGACGGGGATGGGAATCGGCAAACAGTAGATGCGGGTAGTTGGAACGGACACTATGGGGAGTTTGTCGAGGTAAAGTTTCAACCGGAAGGTTTTAAGGAAAAAGAATTTGGTTATCTTCGACTTCTAGAAAATAGGCTAGATGAAGCGGGTGCAGACCACCAAATTTTTCTGGTAGCATTTGATGACCCGGATTTTATGAAACGCCAACTTATATATAAAGGTTTTTTAAAGGAAGATACTAGATTTAAGTTGTTAGGACATCAAGATATCATTAGCTGAATTTTCATGGCGCGTTACTTGTGACAGGCAATTGTATAGGGCAACCGAGGATTTAGGGACAAGCGGCGTGGATTAATCGCATTACCCCAAAAGAATTTAGCGGAGGTCTTCAGCTGTTTCCATTATGGAAACAGTTCGAAATGAAGGTGGCAGTGTAAAAGGCTTCGTTTTAAGTGGTTAAAAGTGGAAGGTCTTTAGGCCAGGATTACTTTGATGAACTGCTAGAACGCATTCGTGAAATCAGGGCTTTTAAATGAAGAGCTTATCAAAACAAACCTGTTTAAAACGTAGCTTTAAATCCTACCGAAGGAATTCAAAGCTACGTTTTTTCTCTTGAAAGACTAAGTTGGTAACTATTCAATAATCTTCATAGAGATCCAATTCATTAAATAAATAGGCCAATTGATCATGAAATCCCCAACCGATTCCATCTGTATCTGTTACAATTTCCCTCAATCTTTCTTTGAAAATTTGGATAAACTCCTCTTCCTCATTGCAAATCGTAATGATCCTTTCATACATTGTTTCCATACTGGTATAAAAACGGTCATCAATATCACCGTACGTATTTGTAAACTCGACGCCTTGTTCGACGTAGACGATAAAGTACCTGTTTTGAAAACGATGTATGGCAAGCGTGTATCAGGTTATAAATTGATGGGATATGTGACGACAGATGGGACTGAGGATGTATCAGAGCAGATGAAACTGTTTTAACTTGTGTGAAGTGGTAGGGTCTAGCACAACCCTCTAATATACCCTGGCCTTACACGATACTGCTGAAAAAGTACGGCTATCCAGCTGATTTGCAGAAGTTCGCGATGGATACGGTGATGGTGAAGAACATATGCTTCTTTGAGGTGGTTTAGTGAATGCTTGAACATAAAAAATCCACCATGCATTGTAATGATGTGTGGTGGGTTTAAAAATTGTTATAGAGACTATTTAATAGCAGCGTAGCGTTTTTAGCAATCATAATTAAAAGTAACGTTCCCAATTTTCGTTTGATATCATTCTCTCTACTTACATTATACCATTATTAAAAAATTATTTATAGACTACTCCTTCCTTAATTCCTATACTATACTTTTATATACAAATCTAAAAAATATAAGGGGTGTATCAGTATAAATGACAAAAAAGATGTCTTAGATAATGGTCCTTTTTTTCATGGTACTAAAGTAGAACTGGAAATTGGAGATTTATTAGAACCACAACACTTATCAAATTACCAAGATAAAAAATCGAACTATATATATTTTACTGCAACATTAGATGCTGCTAAATGGGGTGCTGAATTAGCAACATCTAAATCAAAAGAAAGAATTTATATTGTAGAACCATTAGGTGATTTTGAAAATGATCCGAACTTAACTGACAAAAGATTTCCTGGAAACCCAACACGTTCTTATCGGTCTACATCTCCCTTGAAAATAGTAGCTGAATTAAGTTCATGGGAAAGACATTTCGATGAAGAAATAAATCATATGCTTACATCTTTAAAAAGTTTACGTGAACAAGGAAAAGCTATAATATACGATTAATCCTTAATCCCTATTCAAGTGGTAAATTAGTTGAACAACGCCCGAGGAGAAAGTTCTTGTATGAATCAATTTCAAGTTCAACCTCTGTTTAATATCAATAAACAGAGGTTTTCCTTCTCCCAAAACAACAGGGTGAACAGATAATCTAAATTCATCAACAAGGCCTAAATCGATAAAAGTTGTAATAAGACTTGCTCCGCCGTATAACCAGATGTCTTTACCGGGCTTATTTTTTATTTTATTTACTTCTTCAGGAATAACATCATTTATGAATATTGCTTTATTATCAGTCCCTTTTTGCGTTTTGGAAAACACATATTTCTCTTTACTGTGAACGAATCCCCACATTTCTTTTTCAGCATCAGTATCTTCAATTGTTGGCGTATATTGTCCCCATAAATCGTAACTTTTTCTTCCATACAAAATAGTATCTATTTGATTTAGGAAATTAGTAAACCCCATCTCAGAGTCCATTATGCACCAATCAACTTCACCATTTACCCCTTCAATAAATCCATCTAGCGTAACTGCTAAATCTAAAATTATTTTTCTTGATTTTACTTCATTGGACATTATTTTTCCTCCCTAGTTTGTTCCTCAATCAGTCCTGTTTGTGGAAGATTGATTTTATTGAAAATCAGTCAAATTTGTATAGCAAGTATAACATTATTGTTTCCAAAGAAATATGATTTCGTAGAACCCTATAAGATTGATTTAAGGCCATGGTGTTCGGAAATGGGTGCAGAGGTTTTTTTAGAATCGAAATGAATAGATTAATGGTTTTGATTTATTTGTATAAACAGTTAAGTTTATGGCGGGATGGAATTAAGAATCTGCGTTCTTTTGAAGCGTGAAAAACGATTACACATATATTGTCAAGGTGAACAGGTGTATATAGCCTAAACCTGTTATATACTTGAATTATAGAAGAGTTAAGCCAAGGATGTTTAGTGCTCAAATGATTGGAGGAATGCTTTCATGCAAACTATGATTTTTGGAGAACATGAAGAAAATACACTTCGACAGTTTCAAAATTGTTTAGAAAATGGAAATGTCATAGGTGGCGTACTATGTGCGGATGGACATTACGGATATAGTACGCCAGTAGGCGGAGTTGTTGTATACGATGGACAAATATCTCCATCGGGCGTCGGTTATGATATTGCCTGTGGAAATAAAGCAGTCAGAACGAATATTAAGTACGAAGAGATTAAAAACATGCTTCCGAGTGTGATGGATGAAATTGCGGGGAAAATTTCTTTTGGTATTGGACGAAAAAATAACAAACGGGTAGATCATGAGTTGTTTGATGATCCGGACTGGAATGTTTTTCGTCAAATTGGTCAGCAAGAACATGATACGCTAAAAAAGTTGGCCATCGATCAGTTAGGGACTGTCGGCTCTGGTAATCACTATGTCGATCTTCTTGTCGAAGAACAGACAGGGGATCTATGGATTGCCAACCATTTTGGCAGCAGGGGATTTGGCCATAAGACAGCGAGTGGTTTTTTAAATGTAGTTAATCATCGTGGTTTTTCAGACCGTGCCCCCGGTGAAACGATGGAGCAAGCGCCAACATTAATTGATTTGGATAGTGAGCTAGGCGATATGTATTATCGCGCGATGACGTTGGCTGGAAAATATGCGTACGCAGGAAGAGATTATGTCATCGAACAAGTTCTCCATACTCTGCGTGCTAAAGCGCTATTTGAAGTGCATAATCATCATAACTATGCATGGAAAGAGATGCACCAAGGGAAAGAAACAATCGTTGTTCGGAAGGGAGCAACGCCATCTGCACCGGGTCAGTTAGGTTTTATCGGTGGCAGTATGGGTGATATTTCGGTTATCGTGCAAGGGAAAGATTGTGAAGACAATGAACATGCATTTTACAGCACAGTTCATGGTGCAGGCAGGATTATGAGTCGTACGCAGGCAGCAGGGAAGATGAATTGGAAAAAGCGTACTCGTTCTGGCGGGGCAATATCCCAGCAGCAGATGGATGATGCAGTGAAAGAATTTGGCGTCATGTTACGCGGTGGAGGGACGGACGAAAGTCCATTTGTGTACCGAAAACTACAAACTGTACTGGATGCACATAAAGACACGATTGATATTTTACACGTCCTGAAACCAGTGGGTGTTTGTATGGCTGGTGCAAATGAGCTTGATCCGTATAAAGACTAAGTGTGATTTTTTTTGAAAGGAATATCAACTGTAAGTCAAAACAAGCTTGATGACCACTCGATTGAAGGGGTCATCAAGCTTGTTTTCTTTTGTCAGAGGAGCAGAAGTGGTAATTCTCTCTGCTCCTAGCTTTTTACTATATCTCGAAGCGCTTCCTCGATTGTGCTAAACGTAAACTTAAAACCGTGCTTTTCCAATCTTTCTGGAACAACCCAACGACTTTTTAAAATCAACTCTGTTTCGGTCCGCATAAAGACAGCACCCATTTCAAGCATCCACTTCGGTGACGGGAGGCCTATCTTTCGATCCATCGATTTTCGCAGTTGTGTCATGAATTCCCGATTCGTGATAGGCAGAGGAGCTGAGCAATTGAATACTCCAGTCAACTGTTTATTGTCCTGAAGGAAAAGTAGAATCCGAAATACATCTTCTACATGAATCCAGCTGAACATTTGGTTGCCTGATCCTTGTACCCCGCCGAGCCCGAGACGTACTAGGTTACGGTAGGGCTCCATCACTCCGCCATCTTTACCGAGTACGATGGCTATTCTTAGGGCGACTTTCCTTGTCTGAGGCAGGTCGAACGTAAATAGGGATTCCTCCCATGCTTTAGCCACATCAACCGAGAAACCAGTTCCAATCTCACCACTCGCTTCGGTCATGGGCCGATCTTCCGCATGTCGATAAATCGTAGCTGTACTTGAATTAATCCATAAAGAGGGCGGATTTTTACAGGCTACTAATGCCTGTCCAAGGATGTGAGTCGTCTCTGTTCTAGAATTGAGTATTTCTTTCTTATTCTTCACATTGTAGCGACAGTTGACGGACTTGCCGGCGAGATTGATGAGCATTTCTGCATCTTCCAACGCCTCTACAATACTTGTTTGATCGGTCCATGAAAGATGTTGTGACTGCCTAGAAATGATAATGACTTCATATCCTAAATTTGTAAACTTGTCCTCAAAATATTGACCTATAAAGCCCGTTCCACCAGCAATGACTATCTTCTTTGTCATATCATCCACTCGCTTCTTCTTAGTTCTTACAAATAGGACGACAGTTAACCTACTTATGATGCAAATAATTCCATTATTCTTTTGAAAGTTGGAAAAGCCTTGTTTTTTCAGATAACAAGAAAGTTTGAGTGATTGGTACGGTTCGCAACAAATGGTTCAATTCGCCGCAATATTCAAAAGTCCACGCTACTTGTCGAACTCATGGCTAGAAAAATGTGTGGGGAATTCTAATTGATGAAAGTAAAACATAGTATCCAGAGAGGGATGGTGGACAGATGTACATTGGGGGAATGTAACCAAGCTACAAGGGGGGAGTTGTGTAAATGATCCTAGGGCCATTATCTAGAACTATATTGGAACGACGAAGTGTTTTAATGATTGCAGGAAGATTAAGTGAAATGAGGTTCTTAAATAGGGTCTAACTATACGAATAGTTGAGGGGGATTATGATGAAGAAAAAATGGAATTGTTTTCAAAAACTCTGTTTCTCGCTAGTAGCATTGATAGGGGTAAGTGCTGTTCTCGCCGCCTGTAGTGGTGGTCCCAAAAAAGATGAAGTGACTACCGGAGAACAGCCATCGGGGAATGAGCCTCAAACAATCAGATTGGTTGCTGCCAATCACCCATGGACTGAGGCAATTATGCCACTACTACCAGATTTTGAAAAGGAAACAGGCATTACGGTGAAAGTAGACAGCTATTTCGAAGATCAGCTTTCCCAAAAGACCTCTGTTGAGTTTGCTGCAAACGCAAAGAGTATCGACGTCGTCCTGTTCCGCCCGCTTCAAGACGGGAAACAGTTTGAGAAAAACGGATATTTTGCCTCTTTGAATGAATATGTTTCACAACAAGGAAATTCTACGGATGATTTTGTTCCGTCCGCTCTTGGCAGTGTGAAAAACGGGGATAATCTGTACGGGCTTCCAGTTGTAACAGAATCAACGGTTTTATACTACCGTAAAGATATTCTAGAAAAGGCGGGTCTTCAACCACCGAAGACGTTGGATGAACTGAAAGAACAGGCGGAGAAATTGAGTGATCCTCAAAATGGATTATATGGGTTTGTCGCACGTGGGAAACGTTCTCCAGCGGTTACTCAGTTTTCAAGTTTCCTTTACAGCCATGGCGCTGATTTCATGAAGGATGGACAAGCGACTTTGAATACACCTGAAGCGATTCAAGCTTTTGAATATTACGGTGGGCTGTTAAAAGATTATGGTCCTCCTGGAACATTGAACATGAGCTGGCCAGAAGCGATGGCTGTCTTTACGCAAGGAAAAGCAGTTTTCTATACAGATGCATCTGCTCTTTATACGAACGCAACGGATCCTTCGAAGTCAGGAGTAGCCGATCAAGTTGGTTTTGCCCCGTTCCCAGCTGGCCCCGGTGGAAATAAAGTGGCAGCCCCTCCGGCTTGGGCTATCGCTATTGGTGCCAACTCTGAAAAGAAAGATGCTGCATGGCAGTTCGTGAAATGGGTTACGAGTAAAGAAGTTGTGTTGAATCTTCAGGCTGATGGAATCACAGGAGCTTTGACATCGGTTTGGGAAATGCCGGAAGGTGTTGCTCATTTTCCGGAAGACCTGACAGAAGCGATCGTTGAAAACAATAAGCACGGGGTGCCGTACGATCGTCCTGCCATCATTAATGTAGGAGAAGCACGCGATGCGATTGGTGATGTGATCAATGCTGCGATTGAAGGTAAAGATGTAAAAGCTGCTGCAGAGAAGTCTAATGCGACGTTCCAAGCCATTTTAGACAAAGAATAATAGCAACAGGGATGATGATTTTCGATTGGCAAAGGGTGTTTTCTTTGCTGACAATTGAAAGTCATCCTCCTCTTTTTATCTATCACATAGACTTTCGAAGAAGGGGGAAGTTAAATGTTGTACTGGATTGACAAGAATGTGAAATGGATTTACCCTTTGCCAGCAGTTTTATTTGTTGGCTTGATGATGATTTTTCCGATAGGCTACACGTTTTGGCTAAGTTTCCATGAGTGGAGCATGTCGAATATTACGCCTCCTTTATGGGTCACCCTCGATAATTATATGTCTCTCTTTAAAGACGAGCTGTTTCGTGAGTCGCTTTGGATTACATTTTATTTTACTGTTGTTGCCGTCGGGGTGCAGACGGTGCTCGGGATTCTCCTTGCCCTATTGATGAACAAACATATTATCGGTAAGGGACTTGTCAAGACACTTTTTCTTCTCCCGATGATTGCAACGCCAGTAGCTGTTGGCTTAGTTTGGGTCTTGATCTACGAACCTAATGTTGGCGTTGCGAACATCTTTTTGCAGGCACTTGGTTTGCCGGTACAGGAATGGCTTGCATCCCCTGACCTTGTAATCCCATCCCTGATTTTGATTGATGTATGGGAATGGACGCCAATGATTGCCCTCATCGTCCTTGCAGGATTAGTTTCCTTGCCTAAAGACCCTTATGAAGCAGCCATTGTGGATGGGGCAAGCGGTTTGCAGATTTTTTGGAACATCACCCTGCCGCTTTTGAAGCCGGCCATTTACTCAGCTGTACTGCTTCGTTTGATTGATGCATTGAAAACCTTTGATATTATCTACGCAACGACCCAAGGAGGGCCAGGTACCTCATCACAGACTCTGAATATTTACGGGTATGTGTTAGGCTTTCAATATTTCCAAATCGGGAAGGCATCAGCCTTATTGATGGTGTTTTTTGCGATTGTTCTCTCTCTTAGTATTCTGGTAATCTCCTTACGTAAAAAGGCAGGTGCTTCTCTATGAGTAAACGGAAGAAAATCACGGTGAAATCGATTTCTACAAATATATTAGTTTATTTCATTCTAATTCTTTTCATTTTGCCTTTTCTTTGGATGATTTTGGCTTCATTTAAGACCCAACAACAGATTTTGGATACGTCCAATCTCTTTGGTTTTACGCCAAACTTTGATAACTATATAAGCGTATTTACCAAATATGCGTTCATGGATTTCATCGTTAACTCGTTTCTGATAGCAGTTGCATCCACCTTTTTAGGCCTGATACTTGGACTACCGGCCGCTTATGCCATTGCAAAATATAAACAAAATGGATTGGGCTTGTTGATTCTGATTGCTCGAATTGTTCCAGGAATTTCGTTCTTGATTCCTTGGTTTATCATCTTTTCAAGGCTAGAGCTCATCGATACATATACAGCGCTGACGCTTAGTCATACGCTCGTAACGATGCCATTCATCATTTGGGTAATGATTCCTTTCTTCGAAAGTATGCCAGGGGAATTGGAAGAATCAGCGAGAATCGACGGTTGTACGACTACGGGCGCCTTTCTCCGAGTAATTTTACCCATTTCTGGTCCTGGAATGATCACATCCTCTATTCTGGCCTTTATTTTTTCGTGGAACAATTTTATGTTCTCGCTAATTCTTGCGGGAGAAAAAACCAAAACGCTGCCAATTGCAGTATTTAACTTCCTTTCCTATTCTGAAATTAACTGGGGAGGCTTAATGGCTGCATCTGTCATCATTACATTACCCGTGCTCGTCATTGCACTAATCATGCAGCGCTTCATTATCGCAGGTTTGACTGGTGGAGCGGTAAAAGGGTGAGAAGGGGCTAGCCTCCTCTTTTAAGGATTCAAAGCTGATCTACATTGACGAGCGTATTTGTAGTTAAACTCTAACGGATTAGGACGCTAATGAAGAAAGAGAAAAGCGACAATTTGTTCGATTTTGAACAAATTGTCGCTTTTTTGAATGTAGACACATTGAGATATTTAAAAATATAAGTTTATCAGTGAGCTCTTTTTAATCGATTTTTTTGCCTACCAATCTTAAGCTGTGCAGATGTAAGCAATCGTTAGCCGTGCTCGTAGTGACACAAAATCTCGGTCTAAAAAATGAACTCATAGTAAAGTTATATACAATTTATTTTATTGATGTATCCTTTATTAAATTATTTAGTGAAGAACGGATAACTTAACAGAAAATTAAAATTGTCTTGACTATTTATAATATTAGGTTTTATAATAATAATCAATATAACGTCATATGACGTTATTAAAAATGGAGGTGTTGATTTGAAACAAGAACAGGGGATTTCAGTCGAAGAAGCAGAAAGTATTAGAATTAGCCAAAGGGGTGTGGATATGAAACAAGAACATGCAACTCAAATCCAGAATGTTGTGAAGGCGGTAAAGGAGAAAAATATTCAAAATGTATTTTTGGTAGCATGTGGTGGGTCAATGGCGTCATTATCACTCGGAGAATATTTTTTAAGTAAGGAAAGTGAAGTACCAAGTTTTGTTTATACTTCAAATGAATTCATCCATCGCAATCCTAAATTGCTTGGAAAAGATAGTTTAGTAATCCTGAGATCTCATTCAGGTACAACACCTGAAACAGTCGAAGCAGCAAATTTTGCAACAAAAAAAGGTGCACTCACGGTGGCCATTTCCATGGAAACTGAATCACCTCTTTGCAAAGCTTCAGAGTATATTGTTCACTACAATTACAAAGATGGATCAGATGCCATTGATGGTGAGGCAGGAATGTTTTACACATTAATTTTCGAAATCTTAAATGTTCTATCGCCTAATGAAAAATATTCTCGTGTTGTCAAACAATTACCGAAATTGGGGACATTGATTGAGAAAAATATAGAACTATTTTCAGAGGCTGCTAATGAATTTGGTA comes from Sporosarcina sp. FSL K6-3457 and encodes:
- a CDS encoding TIGR01777 family oxidoreductase produces the protein MTKKIVIAGGTGFIGQYFEDKFTNLGYEVIIISRQSQHLSWTDQTSIVEALEDAEMLINLAGKSVNCRYNVKNKKEILNSRTETTHILGQALVACKNPPSLWINSSTATIYRHAEDRPMTEASGEIGTGFSVDVAKAWEESLFTFDLPQTRKVALRIAIVLGKDGGVMEPYRNLVRLGLGGVQGSGNQMFSWIHVEDVFRILLFLQDNKQLTGVFNCSAPLPITNREFMTQLRKSMDRKIGLPSPKWMLEMGAVFMRTETELILKSRWVVPERLEKHGFKFTFSTIEEALRDIVKS
- a CDS encoding RtcB family protein, encoding MIFGEHEENTLRQFQNCLENGNVIGGVLCADGHYGYSTPVGGVVVYDGQISPSGVGYDIACGNKAVRTNIKYEEIKNMLPSVMDEIAGKISFGIGRKNNKRVDHELFDDPDWNVFRQIGQQEHDTLKKLAIDQLGTVGSGNHYVDLLVEEQTGDLWIANHFGSRGFGHKTASGFLNVVNHRGFSDRAPGETMEQAPTLIDLDSELGDMYYRAMTLAGKYAYAGRDYVIEQVLHTLRAKALFEVHNHHNYAWKEMHQGKETIVVRKGATPSAPGQLGFIGGSMGDISVIVQGKDCEDNEHAFYSTVHGAGRIMSRTQAAGKMNWKKRTRSGGAISQQQMDDAVKEFGVMLRGGGTDESPFVYRKLQTVLDAHKDTIDILHVLKPVGVCMAGANELDPYKD
- the arr gene encoding NAD(+)--rifampin ADP-ribosyltransferase — encoded protein: MNDKKDVLDNGPFFHGTKVELEIGDLLEPQHLSNYQDKKSNYIYFTATLDAAKWGAELATSKSKERIYIVEPLGDFENDPNLTDKRFPGNPTRSYRSTSPLKIVAELSSWERHFDEEINHMLTSLKSLREQGKAIIYD
- a CDS encoding ABC transporter substrate-binding protein, whose translation is MKKKWNCFQKLCFSLVALIGVSAVLAACSGGPKKDEVTTGEQPSGNEPQTIRLVAANHPWTEAIMPLLPDFEKETGITVKVDSYFEDQLSQKTSVEFAANAKSIDVVLFRPLQDGKQFEKNGYFASLNEYVSQQGNSTDDFVPSALGSVKNGDNLYGLPVVTESTVLYYRKDILEKAGLQPPKTLDELKEQAEKLSDPQNGLYGFVARGKRSPAVTQFSSFLYSHGADFMKDGQATLNTPEAIQAFEYYGGLLKDYGPPGTLNMSWPEAMAVFTQGKAVFYTDASALYTNATDPSKSGVADQVGFAPFPAGPGGNKVAAPPAWAIAIGANSEKKDAAWQFVKWVTSKEVVLNLQADGITGALTSVWEMPEGVAHFPEDLTEAIVENNKHGVPYDRPAIINVGEARDAIGDVINAAIEGKDVKAAAEKSNATFQAILDKE
- a CDS encoding carbohydrate ABC transporter permease, whose product is MSKRKKITVKSISTNILVYFILILFILPFLWMILASFKTQQQILDTSNLFGFTPNFDNYISVFTKYAFMDFIVNSFLIAVASTFLGLILGLPAAYAIAKYKQNGLGLLILIARIVPGISFLIPWFIIFSRLELIDTYTALTLSHTLVTMPFIIWVMIPFFESMPGELEESARIDGCTTTGAFLRVILPISGPGMITSSILAFIFSWNNFMFSLILAGEKTKTLPIAVFNFLSYSEINWGGLMAASVIITLPVLVIALIMQRFIIAGLTGGAVKG
- a CDS encoding SIS domain-containing protein, whose amino-acid sequence is MKQEQGISVEEAESIRISQRGVDMKQEHATQIQNVVKAVKEKNIQNVFLVACGGSMASLSLGEYFLSKESEVPSFVYTSNEFIHRNPKLLGKDSLVILRSHSGTTPETVEAANFATKKGALTVAISMETESPLCKASEYIVHYNYKDGSDAIDGEAGMFYTLIFEILNVLSPNEKYSRVVKQLPKLGTLIEKNIELFSEAANEFGKKYKRESIIYTMASGAYIHHAYSFTSCLLMEMLWIHSNAIHSGEYFHGPFEITDFDVPFLVIKGEGASRPLDERALDFVTKFSEKVEVVDVEMFNYDGIDEDLREYFGPALTSFVLRLYADGLAEHTGHPLSVRRYMWKMEY
- a CDS encoding NERD domain-containing protein encodes the protein MSFIKKSFLSRVVEVLKDKEELKSPVVIKHGTSMDAEITRLQTELAEEQLDMNRKKIEENIKLLKIGKAGEQSLLFELMNSFLPLLILHDVYIEHKGLTAQLDFVVVTRQFFLVIEVKKYYGNITVNDKGEFIRTVNRGSRTVFKEGMYSPIRQVERQVEVLQSLLVDHDVITKTPIRYAVAFANEKTVIDLKKAPKEIEDKVFRSDGIVSFIKAELEKNSPVHFKDGKMQELAAYIHGQHIDKHSIEVSEEQAVSFYQEEEVPVAATLEQEPVLLSDEELELKLKKFRKKLADETERKAFHIFTNKTLDSLIEMRPTTLEALRKVEGIGDKKQEEFGAELVAIIGGSE
- a CDS encoding carbohydrate ABC transporter permease; translated protein: MLYWIDKNVKWIYPLPAVLFVGLMMIFPIGYTFWLSFHEWSMSNITPPLWVTLDNYMSLFKDELFRESLWITFYFTVVAVGVQTVLGILLALLMNKHIIGKGLVKTLFLLPMIATPVAVGLVWVLIYEPNVGVANIFLQALGLPVQEWLASPDLVIPSLILIDVWEWTPMIALIVLAGLVSLPKDPYEAAIVDGASGLQIFWNITLPLLKPAIYSAVLLRLIDALKTFDIIYATTQGGPGTSSQTLNIYGYVLGFQYFQIGKASALLMVFFAIVLSLSILVISLRKKAGASL
- a CDS encoding dihydrofolate reductase family protein, producing MSNEVKSRKIILDLAVTLDGFIEGVNGEVDWCIMDSEMGFTNFLNQIDTILYGRKSYDLWGQYTPTIEDTDAEKEMWGFVHSKEKYVFSKTQKGTDNKAIFINDVIPEEVNKIKNKPGKDIWLYGGASLITTFIDLGLVDEFRLSVHPVVLGEGKPLFIDIKQRLNLKLIHTRTFSSGVVQLIYHLNRD